Part of the Aquimarina sp. TRL1 genome, GAAATATTACAGCAAAATAAGCTAATTCAGGAATTAAGAGAAAAGAATGGAGACTCTTTATCCGAAGCGCGTAGAGCTATGAGTAGGTTAGAAAGATCTATTCAGGAAGCCAAAGAGGAAGAAGCAAGACGAGCAAAAGAATTGGCAGAGCAAAGAAAAGAAGAAGTAGAATTGCTCAATAGAAGGTCACAACTGGAGAGAGAAATGACCGAACAGCAACGTGCAGAAGAAGAACGTTTACGATCCAGAAGTCGATTATCTGTTGATATGACAGCTGAGGAGCGAGCAGCGGAAGAGGAGCGATTAAGAGCAAGAAGAAAACTAACAGCAGAAATGACAGAGCAGGAAATTGCTGAAGAAGAAGAGCGATTGAGAGCGAGTCGAAAGCTAACTGCTGAAATGACAGAGCAAGAACGAGAAGAAGAGGAAAGAAGATTACGTGCAAGTAGAAAGCTAACAGCAGAAATGACAGAAATTGAAATTGCTGAACAAAAAGCTAAGGAAGAAGAAGAAAATTTATCAGAAGAAGAGAAAGAAGTAATTAAAGAAATAGAAAAAGAAGAAGCTGCCAGAGAAGCAATTGCAGCAAAACAACAAGCGGAAGAAGATGCTAGAATAGAAAGAGAAAAAGAAGAAGCAGAGGCTACTAAGAAAAAAGAAGAAGAAGCAAAAGCTGAAGCTGCTCGTGTGGCTGAAGCTACTAAAAAGCAAGAAGAAGCTGCAAAAGCTGCTGCGGAGGAAGAAGAACGCCTAAGAGCACAGCGTAAATTAGAAATGGAGATGCAGGAACAGCAGCTTCAGGAAGAGAAAGAAGAAGAAGAACGTCTAAGAGCTAAGCGTCAGCTAGAAATGGAAATGCGAGAGCAAGAGCTTCAGGAGGAAAAGGCAGCAGAAGAGGAACGATTAAGAGCAAAACGTCAATTAGAGATGGAAATGCGAGAGCAAGAGCTTCAAGAAGAGAAGGCGGCAGAAGAGGAGCGATTACGTCAGGAAGCAGAAGCAGCTCGATTAGCAGAAGAGGAGCGATTACGTCAGGAAGCAGAAGCAGCTCGATTAGCAGAAGAGGAGCGATTACGTCAGGAAGCAGAGGCAGCTCGATTAGCAGAAGAGGAGCGATTACGTCAGGAAGCAGAAGCAGCTCGATTAGCAGAAGAGGAGCGATTACGTCAGGAAGCAGAAGCAGCTCGATTAGCAGAAGAGGAGCGATTACGTCAGGAAGCAGAGGCAGCTCGATTAGCAGAAGAGGAGCGATTACGTCAGGAAGCAGAAGCAGCTCGATTAGCAGAAGAGGAGCGATTACGTCAGGAAGCAGAAGCAGCTCGATTAGCAGCTCGATTACGTCAGAAGAGGAGCAGCTCGATTACGTCAAGAGGAGCGATTACGTCAGGAAGCAGAAGCAGCTCGATTAGCAGAAGAGGAGCGATTACGTCAGGAAGCAGAGGCAGCCCGATTAGCGGAAGAGGAGCGATTACGTCAGGAAGCAGAAGCAGCCCGATTAGCAGAAGAGGAGCGATTACGTCAGGAAGCAGAGGCAGCCCGATTAGCAGAAGAGGAGCGATTACGTCAGGAAGCAGAGGCAGCCCGATTAGCGGAAGAGGAGCGATTACGTCAGGAAGCGGAAGAAAAAGCAGCAGAAGAGGAGCGATTGAGAGCGCAACGACAACTGGAAATGGAAATGCGTGAGCAACAGCGATTGGAAGAGGAAGCAAGACAAAAAGCAGCAGAAGAAGAACGTTTAAGAGCACAACGACAGTTGGAGATGGAAATGCGCGAACAAAGAAGATTAGAAGAAGAAGCGAAGCAAAAAGCAGAAGAGGAGCGATTACGTCAGGAAGCAGAAGCAGCTCGATTAGCGGAAGAAGAACGAAAAAGACAGGAAGAAAAAGAACCTGAGAATATTCAGGATATCCAAAAAGAATTAGATAACAGTAGTCGTATTACTGATAAGTTAATTGCGAGTAGAGACTCATTACTAACTTCTGGATTAAATGTAGACAAACGTGAATTTAATAAACTTCTGGAATCTCTTGTTAATATGAACCAGGATGCAGATGAAGTAAGAAAAGAAAGAAATCCAATTAGTTCTAAGCGATTAGTTGCTAAAAATAGATTTGTAAAATTTGCTGAAACTTCCAGACCGGAAGCGAGAATCGCTACAAAATACATTGCAGGATATCCAGAAGGATACTACCTGATCGGAAATGTATTTAAAGGAGGAGAATATGCAGAACGATTTAAGTCAGCATTACAAAACGATTTAGGATTTAATAATACACAAGTGATTGTAAATCCAGAAAATGATTTCCAATATGTAGCAATTGAATCATATCGAAGTAAAGATGAAGCGATAGAAAAATACATGAGCAGTATTGATAACAGGTATTTAGGAGATATGTGGATTCTGAATATTGCTAGAAATAGAGTAGAATCATTTAAGCGATTATTACAAGAAACAAGAATTATAAAGGCTACCGTAAAAGAAGATAATGTATTAACAGAAAATTTATCCTTTATCGGAGGTCATAATATAGAAAATGGATATTATTTAATAACAAACATTTTTAAACGAGAAAATTATTTCGAACAAGGAATGGCTAAGTTAAGAAGTCAGGGATTAGAGCCTCAGCACTTTAGAAACCCTAAAGATAATTACATCTATGTGTATCTTAAGAGGTTTGATTCTCTTGACGAAGCTAAACAAAGCTTATTCTCTAATGTCGATAATACATATGACGGTGAACTATATATTTTAAAAGTACAATAGTAGCTTAACTAACACACAAAAAATGAAATTCAACCCCAAAACTAACAGCTTATGAGAACAAAGATATACGTAAAGATAGCTGTAACACTGTTGCTAGTGTCCATTTTCACGATGGAATTTACTACAGCGCAGGTCGCTTTTAGAAAACCGCTAAATGACGCCAGTGATATCACGATTAAAGGAAATATGCAGATGATCGGTAATGCGGTTACCGGACTAAGTGGTTTTCATAATGGAGTAAACTATAATCCAAACAATGATTTCCATTTAGATTGGGCGAATGACCGATTGAATGTAGACTATATTGATATCGATGGCTTTATCGATGAGAATGGAGATGGGGTTGATGATACCTTTAGCTCTAGTAGTGCAGATTTTGATAGTGGAAACCCTACATGTGCTAAAATTGCTTATGTAGGATTGTATTGGGCAGCTACTTATTTTATCCAGAAAAATGGTGTTGGAAGACCGATAACAACAAATTTACCGTTACCGGATCCAAGAGATGATTTTAGAACCATAAAATTGCGAACTCCAGGAGCTGCTACCTATGTAGATGTAACTGCAGAAGCAGGTGATGAAGGGGTAATATATGATGGATATAGAAATACATCGACAAACCCAAGTAATACTGCGCAATTTGATTTAACCTATGTTTGTTATGCGGATCTTACACAAGAATTTCAGAATTTACAAGCTGCAGGCGCTAGTATTAATGGAACCTATACTGTAGCGAATGTTCTATCAGCAACTGGTGATAGTGATTCTCCGGGAATTTCTAATGGGTGGACAATGGTGATTATTTATGAAGACCCCACTTTACCCAGACGATATTTTAGTACACGTCATGGG contains:
- a CDS encoding PorP/SprF family type IX secretion system membrane protein, with amino-acid sequence MFCTVFNITKAQEESTNFGVLPSDIPTHNLVKYNRFYFNPTFSLVRENKKSINVYNKVQWASFNDNPQTFLINYTSNFDERMGVSIGLHQQNEGIYRYFGGVANYAYRVEIDRDMNLTFGMNLGFSQSGIKSNIDAATIDDGFTLNNGLQVNDPLIINYEKSSVFLLSPGINFNYDQFDVGVAVSNLVAYNLTSSELATDNMTISGHAMYTTSLERRSDKTVRAMVYASMPSEGDLRYGANGIVELPKLGWAQLGYNSFYGASLGVGANISPKVSIGYTYETGFGDTSNFGATHEVGLAYNFNVDDRKGRSRKSSSQKAYEARDSEIRRLKKEILQQNKLIQELREKNGDSLSEARRAMSRLERSIQEAKEEEARRAKELAEQRKEEVELLNRRSQLEREMTEQQRAEEERLRSRSRLSVDMTAEERAAEEERLRARRKLTAEMTEQEIAEEEERLRASRKLTAEMTEQEREEEERRLRASRKLTAEMTEIEIAEQKAKEEEENLSEEEKEVIKEIEKEEAAREAIAAKQQAEEDARIEREKEEAEATKKKEEEAKAEAARVAEATKKQEEAAKAAAEEEERLRAQRKLEMEMQEQQLQEEKEEEERLRAKRQLEMEMREQELQEEKAAEEERLRAKRQLEMEMREQELQEEKAAEEERLRQEAEAARLAEEERLRQEAEAARLAEEERLRQEAEAARLAEEERLRQEAEAARLAEEERLRQEAEAARLAEEERLRQEAEAARLAEEERLRQEAEAARLAEEERLRQEAEAARLAARLRQKRSSSITSRGAITSGSRSSSISRRGAITSGSRGSPISGRGAITSGSRSSPISRRGAITSGSRGSPISRRGAITSGSRGSPISGRGAITSGSGRKSSRRGAIESATTTGNGNA